A region from the Sutcliffiella horikoshii genome encodes:
- a CDS encoding YeiH family protein: MNKTKINQLIPGILLVLIISVAAKLLGGFFPSIGGVLFALLIGIIIRNSFELNEKYNLGIAVVVKKWLKMAIILLGATLSFGNILDIGAQSIFVILLVVTGGITVTLLVGKLMKIDKMLSLLIGVGTSICGATAISVVKGVVQAKEAIVAYAISTIFFFNILATFLYPVLGQWLQLSVTQMGIWAGTSIHDTSSVVAVGYLLGDEVGEVATTVKLVRTLFILPLVLAISFIMVRRNDSTQSLKGAFPVFILGFLFMSGMYSTGIISEAISGYMGSIAKFLIVMVMAGVGLQVRWKSIRILGMKPFIAGFIASVFVGVTSLLFILYIL, encoded by the coding sequence ATGAATAAGACTAAGATCAATCAATTGATTCCGGGAATATTACTTGTCCTAATTATTTCGGTAGCAGCCAAACTATTAGGGGGATTTTTCCCATCAATCGGTGGCGTACTATTCGCCTTACTAATCGGGATCATAATCCGGAACAGTTTCGAACTTAATGAAAAATATAATCTAGGAATAGCAGTGGTTGTGAAAAAGTGGCTTAAGATGGCGATTATCCTTTTAGGTGCCACTTTAAGTTTTGGAAATATCCTTGATATTGGGGCTCAATCCATTTTCGTAATTCTTTTAGTGGTTACAGGAGGGATAACAGTCACATTATTGGTGGGTAAACTGATGAAAATTGATAAAATGTTATCCTTATTGATTGGTGTTGGGACCAGTATTTGTGGTGCCACAGCCATTTCTGTTGTAAAAGGTGTTGTGCAAGCAAAGGAAGCGATCGTGGCTTATGCCATTTCTACCATCTTCTTCTTTAATATCTTGGCAACGTTCCTTTATCCTGTACTTGGTCAGTGGCTTCAGTTATCCGTTACTCAAATGGGGATTTGGGCAGGTACATCAATTCATGATACTTCATCTGTAGTGGCGGTAGGATACTTGCTTGGAGATGAGGTAGGGGAAGTTGCTACAACAGTCAAACTTGTTCGTACTCTGTTTATCTTGCCTCTTGTACTTGCCATTTCATTTATTATGGTTCGCAGAAATGACAGTACACAAAGTTTGAAAGGGGCCTTTCCGGTTTTTATCTTGGGCTTTTTATTCATGAGCGGAATGTATTCAACCGGTATCATCTCAGAAGCAATCAGCGGGTATATGGGGTCTATCGCCAAATTTCTGATTGTCATGGTCATGGCAGGCGTCGGTCTTCAGGTTAGATGGAAGAGTATTCGCATTTTAGGAATGAAGCCTTTTATAGCTGGTTTTATTGCTTCTGTGTTTGTGGGAGTAACCAGTCTATTGTTCATCCTATATATTTTGTAA
- a CDS encoding DNA ligase D: MIKPMLPTLHRNAPQGNDWVYEVKYDGFRCIASLNTNHISLQSRGGTELSTSFPEIVRFLSELTLNKAWKQMLPVTIDCELVVLTSPLKGNFQMIQKRGRTKTKEKINTLSKEHTATLLAFDLLELKGEALLSAKFSDRKKRLLRLFEQSGLPLSPVVKNSSRLQYVPFSTDSEELWAQIKQEHGEGLIAKKINSTYSKGKRITDWIKVKNYQTVTCFITAYQKDNGYFHIGVFKDRSVEDLGLFSHGLTSEERSALIGVIKQNSYREDEKFVYVKPGICVEIFYLEIYQNQLRHPEFKRFRFDVDVKECTADNLSKPALPASVSITNPDKPLWEEPLVTKQAFVDFLSYSSPYLLPFLKNRAITVIRFPHGMSGESFYQKNCPDYAPSFVETHVEQDINFILCNNMETLIWLGNQLALEFHVPFQTVLTTEPSEIVFDLDPPTKEDFSIAITGALMMKDVFDQLGLHSFIKTSGRKGLQVYIPLPEGQFTYQETRQFTEFIAHYLVSKEPALFTVERLKKHRGNRVYVDYVQHAEGKTIIAPYSLRGNDVPTVATPLYWKEVKEDLRPEEFTLFTVQERLKKLGDPFQEFEASKTTQPFQNVLSSLKGLHKSSGH; encoded by the coding sequence ATGATCAAACCAATGCTTCCCACACTTCACCGAAATGCCCCTCAAGGGAATGATTGGGTATATGAGGTCAAGTATGATGGCTTTCGATGCATTGCCTCCTTAAACACCAACCACATTAGTCTCCAAAGCAGAGGCGGAACGGAACTTTCCACCTCCTTCCCCGAAATTGTCCGTTTCTTAAGCGAATTAACCCTTAACAAGGCTTGGAAACAAATGCTTCCTGTAACAATAGACTGTGAACTTGTTGTTTTAACTTCTCCGCTAAAAGGAAATTTTCAGATGATACAAAAACGGGGAAGAACGAAAACGAAAGAAAAAATCAACACGCTATCCAAAGAGCACACCGCCACACTTTTAGCCTTTGATTTACTGGAACTTAAAGGAGAAGCTTTGCTGTCAGCAAAATTTTCAGATCGAAAGAAAAGACTTTTACGGCTTTTTGAACAAAGTGGCTTACCACTTTCACCTGTTGTAAAAAACAGTTCAAGACTTCAATACGTTCCTTTTTCCACCGACTCTGAGGAATTGTGGGCCCAAATCAAACAGGAGCATGGCGAAGGATTAATTGCAAAAAAAATCAACAGTACATACAGCAAAGGCAAGCGTATAACAGATTGGATTAAAGTAAAAAACTATCAAACGGTAACATGTTTTATCACTGCTTATCAAAAGGATAATGGTTATTTTCATATAGGTGTATTCAAAGATAGATCAGTGGAGGACCTTGGTCTGTTTTCACATGGGCTAACATCTGAAGAGAGATCTGCATTAATTGGAGTCATCAAACAAAACAGTTACAGAGAGGATGAGAAATTTGTTTATGTAAAGCCAGGGATCTGCGTAGAGATATTTTATTTAGAAATATATCAAAATCAGCTTAGACACCCAGAATTTAAGCGTTTTCGCTTTGATGTCGATGTAAAGGAATGTACTGCGGATAACTTATCAAAACCAGCCCTCCCTGCTTCTGTTTCCATCACCAACCCGGACAAACCGCTTTGGGAAGAACCATTGGTGACAAAACAGGCCTTTGTCGATTTTCTTTCTTATAGCTCTCCTTATTTGCTTCCTTTTTTAAAAAACAGAGCGATCACAGTCATCCGTTTTCCACATGGTATGTCTGGGGAAAGTTTTTATCAAAAGAATTGTCCTGATTATGCCCCTTCATTTGTAGAGACTCATGTTGAGCAAGATATTAACTTTATTTTATGCAACAATATGGAAACCTTAATTTGGCTTGGCAATCAGCTTGCATTGGAATTTCACGTCCCATTTCAAACGGTTCTTACAACTGAGCCGAGTGAAATTGTTTTTGATCTTGATCCTCCTACCAAAGAGGACTTTTCCATCGCAATAACAGGTGCCTTGATGATGAAGGACGTTTTCGATCAACTTGGACTTCACTCTTTCATTAAAACGTCGGGAAGAAAAGGGCTTCAAGTATATATCCCTTTACCGGAAGGACAATTTACTTATCAGGAAACTAGGCAATTCACTGAGTTCATTGCACATTATTTAGTGTCAAAAGAGCCTGCTCTCTTTACAGTGGAACGGCTAAAAAAACATAGAGGAAATAGAGTGTATGTGGATTATGTGCAGCACGCAGAAGGCAAAACAATTATTGCTCCTTATTCATTAAGAGGGAATGATGTCCCAACAGTCGCCACACCATTGTATTGGAAGGAAGTTAAAGAAGATTTACGGCCAGAAGAATTTACACTATTCACGGTTCAGGAAAGGTTAAAGAAACTTGGTGATCCTTTTCAAGAGTTCGAAGCAAGTAAAACAACACAACCATTTCAAAACGTGCTATCTTCTCTAAAAGGTTTGCATAAATCTAGTGGTCACTAA
- the ku gene encoding non-homologous end joining protein Ku: MHTMWKGSISFGLVNIPIKMYSATEDKDIKLRTLHKECHSPIKYEKVCPNCEKEVEQDDLVKGYEYVKGKYVILSDEELKQLKEEHEDKSVKIIDFVKLEDIDPIYFNRSYFLGPGENGSKAYSLLREALEDSKKIGVAEITIRSKQQLAIVRVYKDCLVMETVHYPDEVRNVGDVPSVPERKEVDKKELDTAITLIDQLTTEFDPEKYHDDYREAVLRLVQEKINKEEGTTTPTDSDKSNVVDLMSALQASIERTKDQGGKTAKKKTEAKADASEKKTSSTKPKKRTTRKKKASS; encoded by the coding sequence ATGCACACAATGTGGAAAGGTTCCATCAGCTTCGGATTGGTCAATATTCCGATAAAGATGTATTCGGCCACCGAAGACAAAGACATAAAACTAAGAACGTTGCACAAGGAGTGCCACAGTCCTATTAAATACGAGAAAGTCTGTCCAAACTGTGAAAAAGAAGTGGAACAAGATGACTTAGTAAAAGGCTATGAGTATGTAAAAGGAAAATATGTCATTTTATCTGATGAAGAGCTAAAACAATTAAAAGAAGAACATGAAGACAAAAGTGTAAAAATCATTGATTTTGTAAAGCTCGAAGATATCGACCCCATCTATTTCAACCGCTCCTACTTTTTAGGACCTGGGGAGAATGGCAGCAAGGCTTACTCTTTGTTACGGGAAGCATTGGAGGATTCCAAGAAAATTGGGGTTGCTGAAATTACTATTCGTTCCAAGCAGCAACTTGCCATAGTCCGTGTTTATAAGGATTGCCTTGTGATGGAAACGGTGCATTATCCCGACGAGGTCCGTAATGTTGGGGATGTACCAAGCGTACCAGAACGAAAAGAAGTAGATAAAAAAGAGCTGGATACAGCCATTACCTTAATTGATCAATTGACTACAGAATTTGATCCGGAAAAATACCATGATGATTACAGGGAAGCCGTGCTCAGACTGGTACAAGAAAAAATTAATAAAGAAGAAGGAACCACGACTCCTACTGATTCAGATAAGTCGAATGTCGTGGACTTAATGAGCGCATTACAAGCAAGTATCGAACGAACCAAAGACCAGGGTGGCAAAACCGCTAAGAAAAAGACCGAGGCCAAGGCGGACGCTTCTGAAAAGAAAACATCCAGTACCAAGCCAAAAAAACGGACAACCAGAAAAAAGAAAGCATCTAGCTGA
- a CDS encoding SDR family oxidoreductase — protein sequence MKGYFFTGFPGFICQELVRELLLTKKNVTNVFLLVLPTQKSVSVPIIQTYHQQFPHTTFHLIEGDITQPNLNMSSEDQKLVKKETNYVYHLAAIYDLAVKKEIAYQVNVNGTKQVVEWLKKLPNLERFIYFSTAYVAGKREGKLLETELIHEASFKNYYEETKYLAEIIVDREKDHLPITIIRPGIVKGHSQTGETSKFDGPYLMLNFLHSLRFLPLIPHLGKGEAEFNVVPIDYIVKSTCYLTHSDRALGKTLHLTNPEPITIREAYTVLMEKFLKKAPTGSIPLPLAKTFLRVPTARKWLKVEREALDYFTWKGSFDCREARRILGDADINCPSFHITADMMVKYYNEHKYDQMKHIHIS from the coding sequence GTGAAGGGATATTTCTTTACTGGATTTCCGGGATTCATTTGCCAAGAGCTGGTGCGTGAATTGTTACTAACGAAAAAGAACGTCACAAATGTATTTTTATTAGTGCTTCCGACTCAAAAAAGCGTTTCTGTACCCATCATCCAAACCTATCACCAACAATTTCCGCATACAACGTTCCACCTTATTGAAGGGGATATCACACAACCAAATTTAAACATGAGTAGTGAAGACCAAAAGCTTGTAAAAAAAGAAACAAACTATGTGTATCATCTTGCCGCGATCTATGATCTAGCGGTGAAAAAAGAGATTGCCTATCAAGTGAATGTCAACGGAACAAAGCAAGTGGTGGAGTGGTTAAAGAAGCTCCCGAATCTCGAGCGGTTTATCTATTTCAGTACTGCTTATGTGGCAGGAAAAAGGGAAGGAAAGCTTCTGGAAACGGAATTGATACATGAGGCCTCATTTAAAAATTATTATGAGGAAACAAAATATTTGGCAGAAATAATAGTGGACAGGGAAAAAGACCATTTACCAATAACGATCATTCGTCCTGGAATTGTAAAAGGACACAGTCAAACAGGAGAAACAAGCAAATTTGATGGTCCATATCTTATGTTGAATTTTCTTCATTCTCTTCGGTTTTTACCATTAATCCCACATTTGGGCAAAGGGGAAGCAGAATTCAACGTTGTTCCAATTGATTATATTGTAAAAAGTACATGCTATCTGACCCATTCAGATCGCGCGCTAGGTAAGACTCTTCATTTGACCAACCCTGAGCCGATTACAATTAGAGAAGCATATACAGTTCTCATGGAAAAGTTTCTTAAAAAGGCGCCAACTGGATCTATTCCTCTCCCATTGGCAAAAACATTCCTTCGTGTTCCAACTGCGAGAAAGTGGCTGAAAGTGGAACGAGAGGCACTGGATTATTTCACATGGAAAGGCAGCTTTGATTGCAGGGAAGCAAGAAGAATCCTTGGTGACGCAGATATAAACTGTCCGTCTTTCCATATAACCGCTGATATGATGGTAAAGTACTATAACGAACATAAATACGATCAGATGAAACACATTCATATATCGTAA
- the sigI gene encoding RNA polymerase sigma factor SigI — translation MKPVLSLLFKFGKRRTKTLEDEVLEIQAGNIQLQNNLINKYKPFIAKAVSSVCKRYISETDDEFSIGLIAFNEAIEKYSKDKGSSLISFADLIIKRRVIDYIRKESKNSTVTMSEQEVDQDDYASNKIEATLSVEEFNKQIDQEHRREEIKYYQTVLNEFGLSFADLLECSPKHADARQNAIEVAHTLVQNQDLKNHLFEKKMLPMKQLEGLVDVSRKTIERNRKYIIAVSIILSGDYIYLKDYLKGAITSEKRDCARSS, via the coding sequence GTGAAGCCGGTGCTGAGCCTACTTTTTAAATTCGGCAAACGACGCACAAAGACTCTTGAAGATGAAGTGCTGGAAATACAAGCTGGCAATATTCAACTACAAAACAATCTGATTAATAAATATAAACCTTTTATCGCTAAAGCAGTGTCATCCGTGTGTAAAAGGTATATAAGTGAAACGGATGACGAATTCAGTATCGGGTTGATCGCCTTTAATGAAGCGATAGAGAAATATTCCAAAGACAAGGGCAGCTCCTTGATTTCTTTTGCAGACCTGATCATTAAGCGCAGAGTTATCGACTATATAAGAAAAGAGAGCAAAAACTCTACCGTTACGATGTCTGAACAGGAAGTTGATCAAGACGATTATGCTTCTAACAAAATAGAAGCTACTTTATCTGTGGAAGAATTCAATAAACAGATTGATCAAGAGCATCGAAGAGAAGAGATCAAGTACTATCAAACGGTTTTAAATGAGTTTGGACTTAGCTTTGCAGATCTTTTGGAATGCTCACCTAAGCACGCTGATGCAAGACAGAATGCCATAGAGGTTGCACATACTCTCGTACAAAACCAAGACCTGAAAAATCATCTGTTCGAAAAGAAAATGCTGCCAATGAAACAGTTGGAAGGCTTGGTGGATGTGAGTAGAAAAACAATAGAACGCAACCGGAAATACATTATTGCCGTTTCCATTATATTATCGGGGGATTATATATATTTGAAAGATTATTTAAAAGGGGCGATTACGAGTGAAAAAAGGGATTGTGCTCGAAGTTCATGA
- a CDS encoding anti-sigma factor domain-containing protein, translating to MKKGIVLEVHDEHVTILTPEGEFLKSRKQKGQVVLGEEIVFFPLHRAETAKKGKLASALRGKWAIISVMTAIILALTLYPRYASNQVYAYVSVDVNPSIELGINKDMKVISMDAYNKEGEDILKQLENWENQDITSVSSNIFDIFRQKGFLTENSEVLIASVLSNDTNSGWKTLMQNKITTISEKVQQDKVSITTLETTIEERSDALKEGISPGKYIQKEQKTELVDSEDTSKSEPAPTMPLNQKPLEIKHTNANEEKSGPPSFVVIKKSEKEAEKNERKEWQEQQKIDKKEQQEVWKQEKKEWKKEREEQREDRKQKGKEHREDKKQQKEENRVDWKQDNRGNKGNDNGNNRSDKEKKGPPSHAKPNTKHDQNDSNKGKKNHDEKRGNER from the coding sequence GTGAAAAAAGGGATTGTGCTCGAAGTTCATGATGAACATGTCACCATTCTGACCCCTGAGGGTGAGTTTTTGAAATCGAGAAAACAAAAGGGGCAAGTGGTTTTAGGGGAGGAGATCGTTTTTTTTCCTTTGCATAGGGCAGAGACCGCAAAAAAAGGGAAATTAGCTTCTGCTTTACGCGGGAAGTGGGCCATTATCAGTGTAATGACTGCTATCATTTTGGCTTTGACTCTGTATCCTAGATATGCAAGTAACCAAGTGTATGCGTACGTCTCCGTTGACGTCAATCCTAGTATTGAACTGGGCATAAACAAAGATATGAAGGTTATCTCAATGGATGCTTACAATAAAGAAGGCGAAGATATCCTTAAGCAATTGGAAAATTGGGAGAATCAGGATATCACAAGCGTGTCGTCAAATATATTTGATATTTTCCGTCAAAAGGGATTTCTTACTGAAAATAGCGAAGTGCTGATAGCTTCGGTATTATCTAATGACACTAATTCTGGATGGAAAACGTTGATGCAGAATAAAATAACGACCATCTCAGAAAAAGTCCAACAGGATAAGGTCAGTATTACAACATTGGAAACCACCATTGAAGAGCGTTCGGATGCTTTAAAAGAAGGGATTTCCCCTGGGAAATACATTCAAAAAGAACAAAAAACTGAATTGGTTGACAGTGAAGATACGTCCAAGTCAGAACCTGCACCCACTATGCCTTTAAACCAAAAGCCACTTGAAATAAAGCATACCAATGCAAATGAAGAGAAAAGTGGTCCGCCAAGTTTTGTAGTAATAAAGAAGAGCGAGAAAGAAGCGGAAAAAAATGAGCGTAAGGAATGGCAAGAACAGCAAAAAATAGATAAAAAAGAACAACAAGAGGTTTGGAAGCAAGAAAAGAAAGAATGGAAAAAAGAGAGAGAAGAACAGCGGGAAGATAGGAAACAAAAGGGGAAAGAACATAGGGAAGATAAGAAACAGCAAAAAGAAGAAAACCGAGTGGATTGGAAACAAGATAACAGGGGAAACAAGGGGAATGACAACGGAAATAATAGATCGGACAAAGAAAAGAAGGGACCTCCTTCTCATGCCAAGCCAAATACTAAACATGATCAAAATGATTCAAACAAAGGGAAAAAGAATCATGATGAAAAAAGAGGGAACGAAAGGTAA
- a CDS encoding alpha/beta-type small acid-soluble spore protein, with translation MARSNKLLVPGIEQALDQIKYEIAQEFGVSLGSDTAARSNGSVGGEITKRLVAQAQSQMNGK, from the coding sequence ATGGCACGTAGCAATAAATTACTCGTACCTGGAATCGAGCAAGCTCTTGACCAAATCAAATACGAAATTGCACAAGAATTTGGTGTATCTCTTGGTTCTGACACTGCTGCACGCTCCAATGGTTCTGTTGGTGGAGAAATCACTAAACGCCTAGTAGCTCAAGCACAATCTCAGATGAATGGTAAATAA
- a CDS encoding TrkH family potassium uptake protein: MIKFKNTITKKIHSLSPAQLIVSFYFIAVLIAVTLLSLPVARYDGVDWSFINALFTAVSAVSVTGLTVLNTVETFTVPGIFILAFVLQFGGVGVMAVGTFIWLLLGRKIGLKERRLMMIDQNQSNLSGIVKLIKQILVLILSIELLGALILGTYFLSYYDTWQEAFFHGFFASVSATTNGGFDITGQSLIPFANDYFVQFIVMILITAGAIGFPVLVEVKEFIVNKNGRFRFSLFTKITSITFACLITLGALAIIILESNAYFKGMSWHESLFYALFQSVTTRSGGLATMDVSEFGISTLLVMCGLMFIGASPSSVGGGIRTTTFALNILFLFHFARGHKNIKIFGREIHEEDIIKSLVVLLLAILICSSAVIILSVTEEFALIQILFEVCSAFGTTGLSMGITPDLSSIGKFIIICLMFIGRVGLLTFLFILESKQKPPNYRYPVERVIIG; encoded by the coding sequence ATGATAAAATTTAAAAATACTATTACCAAGAAAATACATAGTCTTTCTCCAGCGCAGCTCATAGTCAGCTTTTATTTTATTGCTGTACTTATTGCAGTAACTCTTCTTAGTCTTCCTGTAGCAAGATATGATGGAGTTGATTGGAGCTTCATCAATGCTCTATTTACGGCAGTCAGTGCCGTTAGTGTTACTGGCTTGACTGTACTAAATACAGTGGAGACTTTTACAGTACCAGGGATCTTTATCTTGGCATTTGTCCTGCAATTTGGCGGGGTAGGAGTTATGGCGGTAGGAACTTTTATCTGGCTTCTTTTAGGGCGAAAAATTGGTCTTAAAGAGAGAAGGCTGATGATGATTGATCAAAACCAGTCCAATCTCTCCGGAATTGTGAAGCTGATAAAGCAAATTCTAGTTTTGATTCTCTCTATTGAGTTGCTGGGTGCACTTATTTTAGGAACTTATTTCTTGTCCTATTATGATACCTGGCAGGAAGCTTTTTTTCATGGTTTTTTTGCCTCAGTGAGTGCGACCACCAATGGTGGATTTGACATTACCGGTCAATCACTCATCCCATTTGCCAATGATTATTTTGTGCAATTCATTGTGATGATATTGATTACTGCTGGTGCTATCGGATTTCCTGTTTTAGTGGAAGTGAAAGAATTTATCGTCAACAAAAATGGAAGATTTCGCTTTTCTTTATTTACCAAAATTACAAGTATCACGTTTGCTTGTTTGATCACGTTAGGTGCACTGGCTATTATTATATTGGAATCTAACGCTTACTTCAAAGGGATGAGTTGGCATGAATCCTTGTTTTATGCGCTATTTCAGTCCGTAACTACAAGAAGTGGCGGGCTTGCTACAATGGATGTCAGTGAATTCGGCATTTCTACGCTTCTGGTCATGTGTGGTCTCATGTTCATCGGTGCATCACCAAGTTCTGTTGGCGGTGGTATCAGAACGACGACATTCGCCTTGAATATTTTGTTCTTATTTCATTTCGCACGAGGGCATAAAAATATTAAAATTTTTGGAAGAGAAATACACGAGGAAGATATTATTAAGTCGCTGGTTGTTCTTCTTCTTGCTATACTCATTTGCTCCTCTGCAGTGATTATACTAAGCGTCACGGAAGAATTTGCTCTTATACAAATCTTATTTGAAGTCTGTTCTGCTTTCGGAACAACGGGGCTTTCTATGGGGATTACACCTGATTTATCTTCAATAGGAAAGTTTATAATAATTTGTTTGATGTTCATCGGACGTGTGGGACTGTTGACTTTCCTGTTCATCCTTGAAAGTAAACAAAAACCACCGAACTACCGTTATCCGGTGGAAAGAGTCATTATTGGATGA
- a CDS encoding LacI family DNA-binding transcriptional regulator, with product MTTIKDIARVAGVSVTTVSRALNGYSDVNKKTRQRIEEVAKELNYSPNTVARSLVMKKSKTIGLLVSDMNREGVKDNFTFEVLCGINEASANSDYDLVLFSTTSSKQSQKTYTQLCRERRVDGVILQGIKTDDPYLQEVVESDIPCVLVDIPQESETVGYVTTDNVEGAKKAVAHLIDRGHKNIAMINGHEKADVSIRRLQGYMEVLNNENLTYRPEWIKNGDFKEKAAEEVAVELLTEHPEITAVFCASDLMGLGVLKAVNKIGKKVPDDIAVIGYDDIMLASYSNPSLSTIRQDKFKLGFEAAVLLIDMLEGKEKSHARIIDTELIIRDSTK from the coding sequence ATGACGACTATAAAAGATATAGCAAGAGTGGCTGGTGTTTCTGTCACAACGGTTTCCAGAGCTTTAAATGGTTATAGTGATGTGAATAAAAAGACACGACAAAGAATTGAAGAAGTAGCCAAGGAATTAAACTACAGTCCGAATACGGTAGCCAGAAGTCTTGTGATGAAGAAGTCCAAAACAATTGGGCTCCTTGTTTCTGATATGAACAGAGAAGGGGTCAAGGATAATTTCACCTTTGAGGTTCTTTGTGGCATTAACGAAGCTTCTGCCAACTCGGATTATGACCTTGTGCTTTTTAGTACTACATCATCGAAACAAAGCCAGAAGACATATACGCAGCTTTGTAGAGAAAGAAGAGTAGATGGCGTGATATTACAGGGGATTAAAACAGATGATCCTTATTTGCAAGAGGTTGTCGAAAGTGACATACCTTGTGTACTGGTGGATATCCCGCAGGAATCAGAAACTGTAGGCTATGTTACTACTGACAACGTAGAAGGTGCAAAAAAAGCGGTGGCCCATTTGATTGATCGTGGGCATAAGAATATCGCGATGATAAACGGACATGAAAAGGCGGATGTAAGTATTCGACGATTGCAAGGGTATATGGAAGTGCTAAATAATGAAAATCTGACATATAGACCAGAATGGATTAAAAATGGAGATTTCAAAGAGAAAGCGGCAGAAGAAGTTGCAGTGGAACTTTTGACGGAACACCCTGAAATTACAGCAGTTTTTTGCGCCAGTGATTTGATGGGGCTAGGTGTACTGAAGGCAGTAAACAAAATTGGCAAGAAAGTGCCGGACGATATAGCGGTGATCGGCTATGACGATATTATGCTGGCCTCCTATTCCAACCCAAGTTTATCAACTATACGTCAAGATAAGTTTAAATTAGGATTTGAAGCGGCAGTCCTACTTATAGATATGCTGGAGGGAAAAGAAAAGTCTCATGCAAGGATTATTGATACAGAGCTCATCATAAGAGATTCGACAAAATAA